The following are from one region of the Periophthalmus magnuspinnatus isolate fPerMag1 chromosome 5, fPerMag1.2.pri, whole genome shotgun sequence genome:
- the LOC117371071 gene encoding G-protein coupled receptor 22, whose translation METEGYRDLLETSDGQGVNPLDGGGGGAADEAWSTPYPLGFQVSLTTVLMLELVLGFSSNLTVLVLYCAQSNLVDSVSNLVTVNLHVLDILVCVLCLPLTVAVILVPANGSGVGSLATLCCFHEACVTFTSVATAVNVLVISLDRYDISVRPASRLLTPRRAGLLLAAVWAVSLAVFFLPFIEGDFFSSSEDEEDEPDDSEFTVGPALSFSTSPSTLPSSSPPHHLSPAWQNRTLLCVGGQGYYTGMAMYYHLLLQVPCFFVAVAVMLFTYSRILQALNIRIGSHMMRGSRSKDSTCRIRCRRQKKRDLSLPTEAASSNQNQNASHPPLIPSPTPTPTSPPTMSSFPPGMSDSGATVTTVSTAATTPIATTPATPASPTQPSVSAQTHNTPLPASSVGVQASVSAIIALRRAVRRHRDRRERQRRVLKMSLIIISTFMGCWAPLSAVNVLILCMGPSDGLVRLRLCFLAMAYGTTIFHPLLYAFTRQKLRRALKTRVKKRVVSLLQVDPAPSGGTVIHNSWVEGGGQRKARKSRMEASDGTDRCLTEAVRE comes from the coding sequence ATGGAGACCGAAGGCTACCGTGACCTCCTGGAGACCAGCGATGGGCAGGGGGTGAACCCGCTGGATGGAGGGGGCGGAGGGGCTGCAGACGAGGCCTGGAGCACCCCATACCCTCTGGGTTTCCAGGTGTCTCTGACCACAGTGCTGATGCTGGAACTAGTGCTGGGCTTCAGCAGTAACCTGACAGTCCTGGTGCTGTACTGCGCTCAGTCTAACCTGGTGGACTCTGTGAGTAACCTGGTCACTGTGAACCTCCACGTCCTGGACATCCTGGTCTGTGTGCTCTGTCTGCCCCTCACTGTGGCCGTCATCCTGGTGCCGGCCAATGGGAGCGGAGTGGGGAGCCTGGCCACTCTGTGCTGTTTCCATGAGGCCTGTGTCACGTTCACCAGTGTGGCCACAGCAGTCAATGTGCTGGTCATCAGTTTGGACCGTTATGACATCTCTGTGCGGCCGGCGAGCCGCCTGCTAACCCCGCGCAGAGCTGGGCTGCTACTGGCTGCGGTGTGGGCGGTGTCTCTGGCTGTGTTCTTTCTACCCTTCATCGAGGGGGACTTCTTCTCCAGCAGTGAGGATGAGGAAGATGAACCTGATGACTCTGAGTTCACCGTTGGTCCAGccctctccttctccacctccccctccactctgccctcctcctctcctccacaccACCTGAGCCCCGCCTGGCAGAACCGGACACTGCTGTGTGTGGGGGGGCAGGGCTACTACACGGGCATGGCCATGTACTACCACCTGTTACTGCAGGTGCCCTGTTTCTTTGTGGCGGTGGCCGTCATGTTGTTCACCTACTCCCGGATCCTGCAGGCCCTGAACATCCGCATCGGCTCCCACATGATGAGAGGCTCTCGCTCCAaagactccacctgcaggatCCGCTGTCGGAGGCAGAAGAAGCGGGACCTGAGCCTGCCCACAGAAGCAGCCTCCTCCAACCAGAACCAGAATGCCTCCCACCCCCCACTCATCCCCTCCCCCACCCCAACCCCCACCTCTCCACCCACGATGTCCTCCTTCCCCCCGGGCATGTCCGACAGTGGAGCAACAGTCACCACAGTGAGCACTGCAGCTACTACCCCTATCGCCACCACGCCAGCCACCCCTGCCTCCCCCACCCAGCCCTCTGTGTCAGCCCAGACCCACAACACCCCACTGCCTGCCTCCTCTGTGGGGGTCCAGGCCTCAGTGTCCGCCATCATCGCTTTGAGGAGAGCCGTACGCAGACACAGAGACCGGCGGGAGCGGCAGAGGAGAGTGCTCAAAATGTCGCTGATCATCATCTCCACGTTTATGGGCTGCTGGGCTCCTCTGTCTGCGGTGAACGTCCTCATTCTGTGCATGGGCCCCAGCGACGGCCTCGTGCGACTCCGGCTCTGCTTCTTGGCGATGGCGTACGGAACTACAATATTCCACCCTCTGCTCTACGCGTTCACCAGGCAGAAGCTACGACGCGCTCTCAAAACACGGGTCAAGAAAAGGGTGGTGTCTCTATTGCAGGTGGACCCAGCTCCGAGCGGGGGGACAGTCATTCATAACTCTTGGGTGGAGGGAGGGGGCCAGAGGAAAGCTCGGAAGTCCAGAATGGAGGCCAGCGATGGGACTGACCGCTGCCTGACAGAAGCAGTGAGAGAGTGA